In Thermus islandicus DSM 21543, a genomic segment contains:
- a CDS encoding ABC transporter permease, whose amino-acid sequence MAAYAFRRLLLALATWWLAGTLAFALLLLLPGDPVQAILGLEASPEARAALERSLGLDRPPLERYGLWLSGLLRLDLGESIRYGRPVRALAAERLPLTLALVLLGLGGALLLALPLALLAVRSQTLDLALSGFMGLLQSLPTFFLGVVLLYALAVHLPLLPAGGFPGWEDPGEAFRHLLLPGLTLALARAAILFRMARGSLLEVLSQDYIRTARAKGVPEGWVLLKHALRPASLPLVTVLGLEGGFLLTGAVVVEAVFALPGLGSLALTALEARDYPLLQGLVLVLAGLIVLFNLAVDLLYGLLDPRVEYA is encoded by the coding sequence ATGGCGGCCTACGCCTTTAGGCGCCTCCTCCTGGCCCTGGCCACGTGGTGGCTTGCGGGCACCCTGGCCTTCGCCCTGCTCCTCCTCCTGCCGGGCGACCCGGTGCAGGCCATCCTGGGCCTCGAGGCCTCCCCTGAGGCCCGCGCCGCCCTCGAGCGCTCCCTGGGCCTGGACCGGCCGCCCCTGGAGCGCTACGGGCTCTGGCTTTCGGGCCTCCTGCGCCTGGACCTCGGCGAGTCCATCCGCTACGGGAGGCCGGTGCGGGCGCTTGCGGCGGAGCGGCTCCCCCTCACCCTCGCCCTCGTCCTCCTCGGGCTTGGGGGGGCGCTCCTCCTCGCCCTCCCCCTCGCCCTCCTCGCCGTGCGCTCCCAGACCTTAGATCTCGCCCTGAGCGGCTTCATGGGCCTCCTCCAGTCCCTCCCCACCTTTTTCCTGGGGGTGGTCCTCCTCTACGCCCTCGCCGTCCACCTCCCCCTCCTTCCGGCGGGCGGGTTCCCGGGGTGGGAGGACCCCGGGGAGGCCTTCCGTCACCTCCTCCTCCCTGGCCTCACCCTGGCCCTGGCCCGGGCGGCGATCCTCTTCCGCATGGCCCGGGGAAGCCTCCTCGAGGTCCTCTCCCAGGACTACATCCGCACCGCCCGGGCCAAGGGGGTACCGGAGGGGTGGGTCCTCCTCAAGCACGCCCTGAGGCCCGCAAGCCTCCCCCTGGTCACCGTCTTGGGCCTCGAGGGGGGGTTTCTCCTCACGGGGGCGGTGGTGGTGGAGGCGGTCTTCGCCCTGCCTGGGCTCGGCAGCCTCGCCCTCACCGCCCTCGAGGCCCGCGACTACCCCCTCCTGCAGGGGCTTGTCCTGGTCCTGGCGGGCCTCATCGTCCTCTTCAACCTGGCGGTGGACCTCCTCTACGGCCTTCTGGACCCCAGGGTGGAGTATGCGTAG
- a CDS encoding ABC transporter permease, with product MRSPSLFLGTALVGLFLALALASFLYPVDPNAPDFLRRLSPPSPSHPLGTDPFGRDLLARLLHGAKNALLVGGIAVSVGFFLGVPLGLLAGYLGKGWDGALNLLTETLYALPALLLALLFAALMGPGAGSSMLAVGLAMVPAFFRVARAGALSLKAAPFVEAALALGATPTRVLLHHLLPNLLGPLLVQASLAFAAALLAEAALAYLGLGVQPPDPSLGRMLREAQSFLPLSPYPALVPGLALSLAVLGFNLLGDGLRDLLDPRR from the coding sequence ATGCGTAGCCCAAGCCTCTTCCTGGGCACGGCCCTCGTGGGCCTCTTCCTGGCCCTGGCCCTCGCCTCCTTCCTCTACCCCGTGGACCCCAACGCCCCGGACTTCCTCCGGCGCCTAAGCCCCCCCTCCCCCAGCCACCCCCTGGGCACCGACCCCTTCGGCCGCGACCTCCTCGCCCGCCTCCTTCACGGGGCCAAAAACGCCCTCCTGGTGGGCGGGATCGCGGTGAGCGTGGGGTTCTTCCTGGGGGTGCCCCTGGGGCTTTTGGCGGGGTACCTGGGAAAGGGGTGGGACGGCGCCCTGAACCTCCTCACCGAGACCCTCTACGCCCTTCCCGCCCTCCTCCTGGCCCTCCTCTTCGCCGCGCTTATGGGGCCGGGCGCGGGGAGCAGCATGCTGGCCGTGGGCCTCGCCATGGTCCCCGCCTTCTTCCGGGTGGCCCGGGCGGGGGCCCTGAGCCTCAAGGCGGCCCCCTTCGTGGAGGCGGCCCTGGCCCTTGGGGCCACCCCCACCCGGGTCCTCCTCCACCACCTCCTCCCCAACCTCCTGGGGCCCCTTTTGGTCCAGGCGAGCCTGGCCTTCGCCGCCGCCCTCCTGGCCGAGGCGGCCCTGGCCTACCTGGGCCTGGGGGTCCAGCCCCCCGATCCGAGCCTTGGCCGGATGCTCCGCGAGGCGCAAAGCTTCCTCCCCCTCTCCCCCTACCCCGCCCTGGTCCCGGGCCTCGCCCTCTCCCTGGCGGTCCTCGGCTTCAACCTCCTGGGGGACGGCCTCCGGGACCTGCTGGACCCCAGGCGCTAG
- a CDS encoding amino acid ABC transporter substrate-binding protein: MNRKWLLGLILVLLGLTGALAQQSRLDVVKGRGRLVCGVNAVLPGFGFLDQKTGKYTGFDVEFCRAVAAALFGDPDKVDYVPLDARVRFQAVQNGEVDVAFRNTTVTANRDGALGVDFLPVTFYDGQGVMVKKGRANSLRELQDATFCTTQGTTNEKNITDYIRTQRWRGAKVLTFEDGAKVMNAFLQGRCDAFTADKSQLVGYRATAPKPEELVILKETISKEPLAGFVRENDSRWRDALSWIVYATIQAEEYGITQKNLEQFLKSEVPEIRRFLGLEGTLGQDLGLPRDFVVRVIRAVGNYGEIYDRFFGAKSPFYIPRTGTLNALQRYGGLMYSPPFR; encoded by the coding sequence ATGAACCGCAAGTGGCTTTTGGGCTTGATCCTGGTGCTTTTGGGGCTTACCGGAGCGCTGGCCCAGCAGTCCCGGCTGGACGTGGTCAAGGGACGGGGGCGGCTCGTCTGCGGGGTGAACGCCGTCCTCCCGGGGTTCGGCTTCCTGGACCAGAAGACGGGTAAGTACACCGGCTTTGACGTGGAGTTCTGCCGGGCGGTGGCCGCGGCCCTCTTCGGGGATCCCGACAAGGTGGACTACGTGCCCCTGGACGCCCGGGTCCGGTTCCAGGCGGTGCAGAACGGGGAGGTGGACGTGGCCTTCCGCAACACCACGGTCACCGCCAACCGGGACGGTGCCTTAGGCGTGGACTTCCTGCCCGTCACCTTCTACGACGGCCAGGGGGTCATGGTGAAGAAGGGCCGGGCCAACAGCCTCCGGGAGCTCCAGGACGCCACCTTCTGCACCACCCAGGGCACCACCAACGAGAAGAACATCACCGACTACATTCGGACCCAGAGGTGGCGGGGTGCCAAGGTCCTCACCTTTGAGGACGGGGCCAAGGTGATGAACGCCTTCCTCCAGGGGCGTTGCGACGCCTTTACCGCCGACAAGTCCCAGCTGGTGGGGTACCGGGCCACCGCCCCCAAACCCGAGGAGCTCGTCATCCTGAAGGAGACCATCTCCAAAGAGCCCCTGGCGGGCTTCGTGCGGGAGAACGACTCCCGCTGGCGCGATGCCTTGAGCTGGATCGTCTACGCCACCATCCAGGCGGAGGAGTACGGCATCACCCAGAAGAACCTGGAGCAGTTCCTCAAGAGTGAGGTGCCCGAGATCCGGCGCTTCCTGGGCCTCGAGGGCACCTTGGGCCAGGACCTGGGCCTGCCCCGGGACTTCGTGGTGCGGGTGATCCGGGCCGTGGGCAACTACGGGGAGATCTACGACCGCTTCTTCGGGGCCAAAAGCCCCTTCTACATCCCCCGCACCGGCACCCTAAACGCCCTCCAGCGGTACGGGGGCCTCATGTACAGCCCGCCCTTCCGCTAA
- a CDS encoding amino acid ABC transporter permease, with protein MPRLRDLLLQGLVLGLVAWGLLLLLAEARSRMAAQGIPFSFAFLSQEAGFSLSEGLTYAPGEGLRPFYPSDTYLQALVAGFLNTVKVALLGIVVATILGLLVAAGRLSANPLARALAMGYVEAIRNTPLLLQLFVWYFAVLLKLPPWEKALSWGGVILSQRGLVLPQVGLGGGAWGLALGLLAWFLLRQRPLWAWGALALGLLLGWALLGPPLVYSAPERGTFGTRGGLLLSPEFAALLFGLVVYTAAFIAEVFRGAILAVPKGQWEAAYALGLEGRDAFRLIVLPQAVRIAVPPLANQYLNLAKNTSLGVAVGYPDLFSVYSTVANQSGRSLEAILLVMAVYLTLSLSISAVVNTYNRRVALRWRL; from the coding sequence ATGCCCCGCCTGCGCGACCTCCTCCTCCAGGGTCTGGTCCTGGGCCTCGTGGCCTGGGGCCTCCTCCTCCTCCTGGCCGAGGCCCGGTCCCGCATGGCCGCCCAGGGCATCCCCTTCAGCTTCGCCTTCCTCTCCCAGGAGGCGGGGTTTAGCCTGAGCGAGGGCCTGACCTACGCCCCCGGGGAGGGACTGCGCCCCTTCTACCCCTCGGACACCTACCTCCAGGCCCTCGTGGCCGGCTTCCTTAACACGGTGAAGGTGGCGTTGCTGGGCATCGTAGTGGCCACGATCCTCGGCCTCCTCGTGGCCGCGGGCCGCCTCTCCGCGAACCCCCTGGCCCGGGCCTTGGCCATGGGCTACGTGGAGGCCATCCGGAACACCCCCCTGCTCCTGCAGCTCTTCGTCTGGTACTTTGCCGTGCTCCTCAAGCTGCCCCCCTGGGAAAAGGCCCTTTCCTGGGGCGGGGTGATCCTTTCCCAGCGGGGGCTCGTCCTGCCCCAGGTGGGCCTGGGGGGCGGGGCCTGGGGGCTGGCCCTCGGGCTCCTGGCCTGGTTCCTCTTGAGGCAACGGCCGCTTTGGGCCTGGGGGGCGCTGGCCCTGGGCCTCCTCCTGGGTTGGGCGCTTTTGGGCCCTCCCCTCGTCTATAGCGCCCCAGAGAGGGGAACCTTTGGCACGCGGGGTGGCCTTCTCCTCTCCCCGGAGTTCGCCGCCCTCCTCTTCGGCCTGGTGGTCTACACCGCGGCCTTCATTGCGGAGGTGTTCCGCGGGGCCATCCTGGCGGTGCCCAAGGGGCAGTGGGAGGCGGCCTACGCCCTGGGCCTCGAGGGCCGGGACGCCTTCCGCCTCATCGTCCTGCCCCAGGCGGTGCGCATCGCCGTCCCGCCCCTCGCCAACCAGTACCTGAACCTGGCCAAGAACACCTCCCTGGGGGTGGCGGTGGGCTACCCGGACCTCTTCTCCGTGTACAGCACCGTGGCCAACCAGTCGGGCCGGAGCCTCGAGGCCATCCTCCTGGTCATGGCCGTGTACCTGACCCTAAGCCTCAGCATCAGCGCCGTCGTCAACACCTATAACCGGCGCGTGGCCCTGAGGTGGCGGCTATGA
- a CDS encoding amino acid ABC transporter permease: MRLLKALFGTPGNALVSLLLLAFLGWLGQALLLWGLRAEWRVVGENLPYFFVGQLPQERLPQVLGFLGSLALALLGWLGGLQVVRVPRPRLLFLLGLLGSLLLLPWPPTLWGGLLLSFLLSGAAMLLAFPLGVALAFGRQARLPVLRLLAIAFIEGVRGVPLVSLLFLAFVTVPLFLPEGLRLPQVVRALVAFTLFAAAYLAENVRGGLQAVPKGQWEAAFSLGLTPFQAVRYVILPQALRAVVPALVGQYIALFKDTSLVALIGLLDLMGVARAVLANPQNVGLEREVYLFLALVYLLVSGSFSYLGRLLERGLGLGVR, from the coding sequence ATGAGGCTCCTCAAGGCCCTCTTCGGGACCCCGGGCAACGCCCTGGTCTCCCTCCTCCTCCTGGCCTTCCTGGGCTGGTTGGGCCAAGCCCTTCTCCTCTGGGGCCTAAGGGCGGAGTGGCGGGTGGTGGGGGAGAACCTCCCCTACTTCTTCGTGGGCCAGCTGCCGCAGGAGCGCCTGCCCCAGGTGCTGGGTTTCCTGGGTTCCCTCGCCTTAGCGCTTCTCGGGTGGCTGGGAGGCCTCCAGGTGGTCCGGGTGCCAAGGCCCCGCCTCCTCTTCCTCCTAGGGCTTCTGGGAAGCCTCCTCCTCCTGCCCTGGCCCCCCACCCTCTGGGGGGGCCTCCTTCTCTCCTTCCTGCTCTCCGGGGCGGCCATGCTCCTCGCCTTCCCCCTGGGGGTGGCCCTGGCCTTCGGGCGGCAGGCCCGCCTTCCCGTTTTGCGCCTCCTTGCCATCGCCTTCATAGAGGGGGTGCGCGGGGTTCCCCTGGTCTCCCTCCTCTTCCTGGCCTTCGTGACCGTGCCCCTTTTCCTACCGGAGGGCCTCCGCCTTCCCCAGGTGGTGCGGGCCCTGGTGGCCTTCACCCTCTTCGCCGCCGCCTACCTGGCGGAGAACGTGCGGGGAGGGTTGCAGGCCGTGCCCAAGGGGCAGTGGGAGGCGGCCTTCAGCCTGGGGCTTACCCCTTTTCAAGCGGTGCGCTACGTCATCCTTCCCCAGGCCCTGAGGGCGGTGGTGCCGGCTTTGGTGGGCCAGTACATCGCCCTCTTCAAGGACACCTCCCTGGTGGCCCTCATCGGCCTACTGGACCTCATGGGAGTGGCCCGGGCCGTTTTGGCCAACCCCCAGAACGTGGGCCTGGAGCGGGAGGTCTACCTCTTTTTGGCCCTGGTCTACCTCCTGGTGAGCGGGAGCTTTTCCTACCTGGGAAGGCTTCTGGAGCGGGGCCTCGGCCTGGGGGTGAGGTGA
- a CDS encoding YncE family protein, translated as MRWSLLLLGLLPGAMAQGLYAHTQAGLLAPAVQGVPERVYVPNEKSHTVTVIDPKTYRILTTFPVPSYPEHVVPSWDLKTLYVASEGGNALVPIDPKTGRPGRPIPVADPYNLYFTPDGAHALVVAENRRELRYHDPRTFRLQARLKVPCRGVNHLDFSEDGRYFLAACEWSGDLLKVRTEPLGLLGKLHVGGMPQDVRLADDGRTFYVAEGHRGGVLRVDGEALRLLGFTPTGRGAHGLYPSRDGKRFYVSNRDEGSVSVLDMATGRSLAKWRIPGGGSPDMGGVSADGKTLWLSGRYHKEVYVWDTATGKLLKRIPVGDHPHGLAYFPQPGRYALGHTGNYR; from the coding sequence ATGCGCTGGAGCCTTCTCCTCCTCGGCCTCCTCCCCGGGGCCATGGCCCAGGGCCTCTACGCCCACACCCAGGCCGGCCTCCTGGCCCCGGCGGTGCAGGGGGTGCCCGAACGCGTCTACGTCCCCAACGAGAAGAGCCACACGGTCACGGTCATTGACCCTAAGACCTACCGGATCCTCACCACCTTCCCCGTCCCCTCCTATCCCGAGCACGTGGTCCCGAGCTGGGACCTGAAGACCCTCTATGTGGCCAGCGAGGGAGGGAACGCCTTGGTGCCCATTGACCCCAAGACGGGCCGTCCGGGGCGGCCCATTCCCGTGGCCGACCCCTACAACCTGTACTTCACCCCCGATGGGGCCCACGCCCTGGTGGTGGCGGAGAACCGCCGGGAGCTCCGCTACCACGACCCGAGGACCTTCCGGCTCCAGGCCAGGCTCAAGGTGCCCTGCCGGGGGGTGAACCACCTGGACTTCAGCGAGGACGGGCGGTATTTCCTCGCCGCTTGCGAGTGGAGCGGGGACCTCCTCAAGGTCAGGACCGAGCCCTTAGGCCTCCTGGGGAAGCTCCACGTGGGAGGTATGCCCCAGGACGTGCGCCTTGCGGACGACGGCCGGACCTTCTACGTGGCCGAGGGGCACCGGGGCGGGGTCCTGCGGGTGGACGGGGAAGCCCTGAGGCTTCTGGGGTTCACCCCCACGGGCCGGGGGGCCCACGGCCTGTACCCGAGCCGCGACGGGAAGAGGTTTTACGTCTCCAACCGGGACGAGGGCTCGGTTTCGGTGCTGGACATGGCCACGGGCCGGAGCCTGGCCAAGTGGCGGATCCCGGGCGGGGGCAGCCCGGACATGGGCGGGGTGTCCGCCGACGGGAAGACCCTCTGGCTCTCCGGCCGGTACCACAAGGAGGTCTACGTCTGGGACACGGCCACCGGCAAGCTCCTCAAGAGGATCCCGGTGGGGGATCACCCCCACGGACTGGCCTACTTTCCCCAGCCGGGCCGCTACGCCTTGGGCCATACGGGGAACTACCGCTAG
- a CDS encoding FTR1 family protein, with the protein MLRFALRRFRDHDGLFRALAWALGFFLLSAFLYRHLAVRGPLHAALAAKVMDTAILIFREGLEAVLVLAALAAGLLRQRSAAFRPLLAGAGLALGVSLLTYLLLVRAVGMAEASFSELQVQAATGLLAVAVLLLVMNWFFHRVYWTGWISLHNQRKQALLAQGAERGLWLLGFSAVYREGFEVALFLQTIRLKVGEGAVLYGALLGLALTLAVALFTFALQRKLPFKRMLVVTGALIGLVLVVMVGEEAQEMQLAHWLPTTPLPLAVPDWMGVWFALFPTRETLLAQGLAAALVLGSYLFARGRALGKPAGR; encoded by the coding sequence ATGCTGCGCTTTGCCCTGCGCCGCTTCCGCGATCACGACGGGCTTTTCCGGGCCCTGGCCTGGGCCTTGGGCTTCTTTCTCCTCTCCGCCTTCCTGTACCGCCATCTGGCCGTCCGGGGGCCCCTCCACGCCGCCTTGGCCGCCAAGGTGATGGACACCGCCATCCTCATCTTCCGGGAGGGCCTCGAGGCCGTGCTCGTCCTGGCCGCCTTGGCCGCCGGGCTCCTAAGGCAGCGGAGCGCCGCCTTCCGCCCCTTGCTGGCCGGAGCGGGCCTGGCCCTCGGGGTCTCCCTCCTCACCTACCTTCTTCTCGTGCGGGCGGTGGGGATGGCCGAGGCCAGCTTCTCCGAGCTCCAGGTCCAGGCGGCCACGGGCCTTTTGGCGGTGGCGGTGCTCCTTCTGGTGATGAACTGGTTCTTTCACCGGGTCTACTGGACCGGCTGGATCAGCCTGCACAACCAAAGGAAGCAGGCCCTTCTCGCCCAGGGAGCCGAGAGGGGGCTATGGCTTCTCGGCTTCAGCGCCGTCTACCGGGAGGGGTTTGAGGTGGCCCTCTTCCTCCAGACCATCCGGCTCAAGGTGGGGGAGGGGGCGGTCCTCTACGGGGCCCTCCTGGGCCTGGCCCTGACCCTGGCCGTGGCCCTCTTCACCTTCGCCCTCCAGCGGAAACTGCCCTTCAAGCGCATGCTGGTGGTCACCGGGGCCCTCATCGGGCTCGTGCTGGTGGTCATGGTGGGGGAAGAGGCCCAGGAGATGCAGCTCGCCCACTGGCTGCCCACCACCCCCCTTCCCCTGGCCGTCCCGGACTGGATGGGGGTTTGGTTCGCCCTCTTCCCCACCCGGGAAACCCTCCTGGCCCAGGGTCTGGCGGCGGCCCTGGTCCTCGGGAGCTACCTTTTCGCGCGGGGCCGGGCCCTGGGGAAGCCCGCCGGCCGCTAG
- a CDS encoding LCP family protein — protein sequence MRRRAAFALLAMLVGVGTGLWLAPKPLPLKAPLEAARGFSGGLAASLTLLVMGEDITYAGPATPSYGWNGNTDTMILVRLDPEAGRVVLLSLPRDTYALIPGRGYGKLNSANPLGGPELARRTVEGLLGVRIDRYVLVNLFAVEQAVDLLGGVRVYIPERMDYEDRAAGLKIHFAPGWHRLTGKEAAAYLRFRHDALGDIGRVQRQQAFLLALLEEVKDPRTWARLPELWSALSENVRTDLRPEEVGAVARFLQERPKVLGLLLPGRFWNLRGVSYWRMDPEGANALVRAYFLNQEEGPGLEGPVRVAVRGPGAERVAARLRSLGLRAFAEAYQVEPAQRTCLLSNGDLPGAKALAERLGVLCVAVQGTGSPFADYTLVLGPEGLP from the coding sequence GTGCGGCGGCGGGCGGCGTTCGCGCTTTTGGCGATGCTCGTGGGAGTTGGGACGGGGCTTTGGCTCGCCCCGAAACCGCTTCCCCTGAAGGCTCCCCTGGAGGCGGCCAGGGGGTTTTCCGGGGGGCTTGCGGCCTCCCTCACCCTCCTGGTGATGGGCGAGGACATTACCTACGCGGGCCCCGCCACCCCAAGCTACGGGTGGAACGGCAACACCGACACCATGATCCTCGTCCGCCTAGACCCTGAAGCTGGGCGCGTGGTCCTCCTTTCCCTTCCCCGGGACACCTACGCCCTCATCCCCGGAAGGGGCTACGGCAAGCTGAACAGCGCTAACCCCCTCGGGGGGCCGGAGCTAGCGCGGCGCACCGTGGAGGGCTTGCTCGGGGTGCGGATCGACCGGTACGTCCTGGTCAACCTCTTCGCCGTGGAACAGGCGGTGGACCTCCTCGGAGGGGTAAGGGTTTACATCCCAGAGCGCATGGACTACGAGGACCGGGCCGCTGGGCTGAAGATCCATTTTGCCCCCGGGTGGCATCGGCTTACGGGCAAGGAAGCGGCGGCCTACCTCCGCTTCCGCCATGATGCCCTAGGGGATATCGGCCGGGTCCAAAGGCAGCAGGCCTTCCTTCTGGCCCTGCTGGAGGAGGTCAAGGACCCCCGGACCTGGGCCCGCCTGCCCGAGCTCTGGTCCGCCCTCTCGGAAAACGTCCGGACCGACCTGCGGCCCGAGGAGGTGGGGGCGGTGGCTCGCTTCCTTCAGGAGCGGCCCAAGGTCCTGGGCCTCCTCCTGCCCGGGCGCTTTTGGAACCTTCGGGGCGTTTCCTACTGGCGCATGGACCCCGAGGGGGCCAACGCTCTGGTCCGCGCCTACTTCCTGAACCAGGAGGAAGGGCCGGGCCTCGAGGGGCCGGTGCGCGTGGCCGTGCGGGGCCCCGGGGCCGAAAGGGTGGCCGCAAGGCTCAGGAGCCTCGGCCTTAGGGCCTTTGCCGAGGCCTACCAGGTGGAGCCCGCCCAGCGGACCTGTCTCCTCTCCAACGGGGACCTGCCCGGGGCCAAGGCCCTGGCCGAGCGCCTCGGGGTCCTTTGCGTGGCGGTCCAGGGAACGGGAAGCCCCTTCGCCGACTACACCCTGGTCCTGGGGCCGGAGGGGCTACCCTAG
- a CDS encoding alpha/beta fold hydrolase, with protein MVLLHGWAVDSSMWSRVVPLLAQEFRVIALDCRRHGGSAKPHDPGAYGPEMARDALRLLDHLGLPRVHLVGYSMGALLLGQVLAEHPELVLSAVFAGGAPVVEWDPEDLRAQEGFLESWAGSRLFPWMARLLGKDPVALALALRSLRELQVSPEALEAYRGLALFAYGSEE; from the coding sequence GTGGTTCTCCTCCATGGCTGGGCCGTGGACTCCAGCATGTGGAGCCGGGTCGTGCCCCTTCTCGCGCAGGAGTTCCGGGTGATCGCCCTGGACTGCCGCAGGCACGGAGGGAGCGCAAAGCCCCACGACCCTGGGGCCTATGGCCCAGAAATGGCCCGGGATGCCCTGCGCCTCCTAGACCATCTGGGGCTACCCCGGGTTCACCTCGTGGGCTACTCCATGGGCGCCCTCCTCCTTGGCCAGGTGCTCGCCGAGCATCCCGAACTCGTCCTCAGCGCGGTCTTTGCCGGTGGAGCCCCGGTGGTGGAGTGGGACCCGGAAGATCTGCGGGCACAGGAGGGCTTTCTGGAAAGCTGGGCAGGAAGCAGGCTATTCCCATGGATGGCGCGCCTCCTCGGTAAGGATCCGGTGGCCCTGGCCTTAGCCCTGCGGAGCCTGAGGGAGCTCCAGGTTTCCCCGGAGGCCCTCGAGGCCTACCGTGGTCTGGCCTTATTCGCTTACGGGAGCGAGGAGTGA
- a CDS encoding GH39 family glycosyl hydrolase has translation MRASWRWEILLLACLPACAPGPLRELAPWGQEAPFVGLNYWKEAPPPMAVERVRELGVGWLRAGGHYQDERPWTPAELLRLKAFLEGSGIPQAVVQLPLLAHREAPEEVGQEARQVLAYLRPRAFLIGNEPDLYPRQGWTGLTPEAYAAAWRRVALAVRALAPGVPLWGPELASLEHDAWLDSFLKVNADLLEAVTLHHYPFQRAESPKALLEAPEAARKALQRVRERVGRWVARPLPLVIDEFNSSWDWRGEGPFGPSTPWNALYTALALGTYLEEGVAAAFYWSLYDDGPLSLLDASATPRPAYLALEAFRGYRGLRALACPGIRVFLRQDEEALVEVNPGPVLDPGACTPPAALPSGRLPLPPYALLALAQGKGWLYLAPEGRRLDLR, from the coding sequence ATGAGGGCCTCCTGGCGGTGGGAAATCCTGCTCCTCGCCTGCCTCCCGGCCTGCGCCCCAGGCCCTCTCCGGGAGCTGGCCCCCTGGGGGCAAGAGGCCCCCTTCGTGGGCCTCAACTACTGGAAGGAGGCCCCTCCCCCGATGGCGGTGGAGCGGGTCCGGGAGCTGGGGGTGGGGTGGCTCCGGGCGGGGGGGCACTACCAGGACGAGCGGCCTTGGACCCCCGCCGAGCTCCTGCGGCTCAAGGCCTTCTTGGAGGGCTCGGGGATCCCCCAGGCCGTGGTCCAGCTTCCCCTCCTGGCCCACCGGGAGGCTCCCGAAGAGGTAGGGCAGGAGGCCCGGCAGGTCCTGGCCTACCTGCGCCCCCGGGCCTTCCTCATCGGAAACGAGCCCGACCTCTACCCGAGGCAAGGCTGGACGGGGCTCACCCCGGAGGCCTACGCCGCGGCCTGGCGACGAGTGGCCCTGGCGGTGAGAGCCCTGGCCCCGGGGGTGCCCCTCTGGGGTCCGGAGCTGGCCTCCCTGGAGCACGACGCCTGGCTGGACTCCTTCTTGAAGGTGAACGCGGACCTCCTGGAGGCGGTGACGCTGCACCACTACCCCTTCCAGAGGGCGGAAAGCCCCAAGGCCCTCCTCGAGGCTCCCGAGGCGGCCAGGAAGGCCCTCCAAAGGGTTAGGGAGCGGGTGGGGCGGTGGGTGGCCCGCCCCCTCCCCCTGGTTATAGACGAGTTCAACAGCTCCTGGGACTGGCGGGGGGAGGGCCCCTTCGGGCCTTCTACGCCCTGGAACGCCCTCTACACAGCCCTCGCCCTGGGGACCTATTTGGAGGAAGGCGTCGCGGCTGCCTTTTACTGGAGTCTGTACGATGACGGCCCCCTCTCCCTTTTGGATGCCTCGGCCACACCCCGTCCCGCCTATTTGGCCCTGGAAGCCTTCCGGGGGTACCGCGGCCTGAGGGCTCTGGCCTGCCCCGGAATAAGGGTCTTCCTCCGGCAGGACGAGGAGGCCCTGGTGGAGGTCAACCCTGGGCCGGTGCTGGACCCCGGGGCCTGCACCCCGCCCGCAGCCCTTCCGTCCGGAAGGCTCCCGCTTCCGCCCTATGCCCTCTTGGCCCTGGCCCAGGGGAAGGGCTGGCTTTACCTGGCCCCGGAGGGACGGCGTCTGGACCTGCGCTAG
- a CDS encoding HNH endonuclease, with the protein MKAWLRSLFPKVASLTLAGLALATGTSVGPGSAPKGLGPGAIPVTGEAQILKPPLLPDPAKTPGDVLTQDPQVVCVKGYSRQVRNVPPALKRAVYRAYGIEKAPGEDWEVDHLIPLELGGSNSVRNLWPQAGFTRPWNYHVKDRLENALHHLVCRGELPLPLAQRAIAKDWIATFRVVCGDPETGCREFAGRRPGTGFGRGRGAFHLPPSSLERLRQIAAGSPLGERLGQPRVSPEGAALRGYLEGTP; encoded by the coding sequence ATGAAGGCATGGCTTCGGTCCCTTTTCCCCAAGGTAGCTTCGCTGACTTTGGCGGGGCTCGCCCTGGCCACGGGCACCTCGGTGGGCCCCGGGTCAGCCCCCAAGGGGCTAGGTCCGGGGGCTATCCCCGTTACCGGCGAAGCCCAGATCCTGAAACCCCCCCTTCTCCCGGACCCCGCCAAGACTCCCGGGGATGTCCTCACCCAGGACCCCCAGGTGGTCTGCGTCAAGGGGTACAGCCGGCAGGTGCGGAACGTGCCTCCCGCCCTCAAGCGGGCGGTCTACCGGGCCTACGGGATAGAGAAGGCCCCCGGGGAGGATTGGGAAGTGGACCACCTGATCCCCCTAGAGCTTGGGGGCTCCAACTCCGTCCGGAACCTCTGGCCCCAGGCGGGCTTCACCCGGCCCTGGAACTACCACGTGAAGGACCGCCTGGAGAACGCCCTGCACCACCTCGTCTGCCGGGGAGAGCTTCCCCTCCCCCTGGCCCAGAGGGCCATCGCCAAAGACTGGATCGCTACCTTCCGGGTGGTGTGCGGCGACCCAGAAACGGGGTGCCGGGAGTTTGCAGGGCGGCGGCCAGGCACGGGCTTCGGCCGTGGCCGGGGGGCCTTCCACCTCCCACCGTCCTCCCTGGAGCGCCTCCGGCAGATCGCGGCTGGTTCCCCGTTAGGGGAACGCCTTGGTCAGCCCCGCGTCAGCCCCGAAGGGGCTGCCTTGCGGGGCTATCTTGAGGGGACACCGTGA